Proteins encoded by one window of Modestobacter marinus:
- a CDS encoding universal stress protein: MTQQPGDQPGDAALTAERDEAATELAGVEGEVSTRAVVDGGVVVGHDGSDCAQEALQWAAGLAERASWPLHVVRGWRIATAPQPASWEPGYVPPISEYEQAVQADLEADVRAALGAERARAVSCHVVHAAPVRSLIEAAQHADLLVVGARGRGGFAGLLLGSVSDQVTRHAPCPVTVVRTQHKA, translated from the coding sequence TTGACGCAGCAGCCAGGAGACCAGCCGGGGGACGCAGCCCTCACGGCCGAGCGGGACGAGGCGGCCACCGAACTGGCCGGGGTCGAGGGTGAGGTCTCGACGCGTGCCGTGGTGGACGGCGGCGTCGTCGTCGGGCACGACGGCTCCGACTGCGCCCAGGAGGCGCTCCAGTGGGCGGCCGGCCTGGCCGAGCGCGCCTCGTGGCCGCTGCACGTCGTCCGCGGCTGGCGGATCGCCACCGCACCGCAGCCGGCCAGCTGGGAGCCGGGCTACGTCCCGCCGATCAGCGAGTACGAGCAGGCGGTGCAGGCCGACCTGGAGGCCGACGTCCGGGCCGCGCTGGGCGCGGAGCGCGCCCGTGCGGTCAGCTGCCACGTCGTGCACGCCGCGCCGGTGCGCTCCCTGATCGAGGCGGCCCAGCACGCCGACCTCCTCGTTGTCGGCGCCCGCGGGCGGGGCGGCTTCGCCGGGCTGCTGCTCGGCTCGGTCAGCGACCAGGTCACCCGGCACGCCCCGTGCCCGGTGACCGTCGTGCGCACCCAGCACAAGGCCTGA
- a CDS encoding class I SAM-dependent methyltransferase produces the protein MVVQQPVPPAFLRAHTRLDRPSLVPEVQLHVADDVVALWEAMETEGGGAGEDPPFWAAAWPGGQALARHVLDYPELVAGRRVLDLGAGSGLVAVAALLAGAGGVLASDVDPYSHAAVGLNAEVNGVTGVEVVGDVLDEELPEIDVVLAGDVCYDREMTARVLPFLGAAWLRGATVLLGDPGRAYVPKEGLLAQAEYDVPDAAGGGVRRTTVWRLP, from the coding sequence GTGGTGGTCCAGCAGCCCGTCCCACCGGCCTTCCTGCGGGCGCACACCCGGCTGGACCGCCCCTCCCTCGTCCCCGAGGTGCAGCTGCACGTCGCCGACGACGTCGTCGCCCTGTGGGAGGCGATGGAGACCGAGGGCGGCGGCGCCGGCGAGGACCCGCCGTTCTGGGCCGCGGCCTGGCCGGGCGGGCAGGCCCTGGCCCGGCACGTCCTCGACTACCCGGAGCTCGTCGCCGGCCGCCGGGTCCTGGACCTGGGGGCCGGCAGCGGCCTGGTCGCCGTCGCCGCGCTGCTGGCCGGCGCCGGCGGGGTGCTGGCCAGCGACGTCGACCCGTACTCGCACGCGGCGGTCGGGCTGAACGCCGAGGTGAACGGGGTCACCGGCGTCGAGGTCGTCGGCGACGTGCTCGACGAGGAGCTGCCGGAGATCGACGTCGTCTTGGCCGGCGACGTCTGCTACGACCGCGAGATGACCGCGCGGGTGTTGCCCTTCCTCGGGGCGGCCTGGCTGCGCGGGGCCACCGTGCTGCTGGGCGACCCCGGGCGCGCGTACGTCCCGAAGGAGGGGCTGCTCGCCCAGGCGGAGTACGACGTGCCCGACGCCGCCGGGGGTGGGGTGCGCCGGACGACGGTGTGGCGGCTCCCCTGA
- a CDS encoding cupin domain-containing protein yields the protein MEHFTIATVAEESADFRRVLWTGEHTQLVIMTIPPGGEIGEEVHEEIDQILTFVSGTGQAVVGGQKKNVAQGDLVVVPAGKKHNFLNTGVNPLVLYTVYGPPEHADKAVHKTKEEADALEEAGKDEPPTS from the coding sequence ATGGAGCACTTCACCATCGCCACCGTCGCCGAGGAGAGCGCCGACTTCCGTCGGGTGCTGTGGACCGGCGAGCACACCCAGCTGGTGATCATGACGATCCCGCCGGGCGGGGAGATCGGCGAGGAGGTGCACGAGGAGATCGACCAGATCCTCACCTTCGTCAGCGGCACCGGCCAGGCCGTCGTGGGCGGGCAGAAGAAGAACGTCGCGCAGGGTGACCTCGTCGTCGTCCCCGCCGGCAAGAAGCACAACTTCCTCAACACCGGCGTGAACCCGCTGGTGCTCTACACGGTCTACGGCCCGCCGGAGCACGCCGACAAGGCCGTGCACAAGACCAAGGAGGAGGCCGACGCGCTCGAGGAGGCCGGCAAGGACGAGCCGCCGACCAGCTGA
- a CDS encoding Dyp-type peroxidase: MTTQPGIFALGTPEHCYLELDLEPGCSAADLVRGVAGLTGPLSSTGGVNLVVGFRPELWAAVAPDDAPADAAGWTEDLVGAGRYRMPATQHDAWLWVAGGDRTAVFDNARAVLAALAGVARVGAEVTGWLYRHDRDLTGFIDGTENPSLLTAAEVAAVPAGEPGAGASIVLYQLWRHDTATWESLGVHGQEMMMGRTKPDSVELPEDVMLPSAHVARTSVEVDGEEKQVFRRNVAYGGVTDHGTAFVGFARDQWRLTEMLRRMAGATDGIRDGLTGYLTPLTGAYYVCPSIDALARFAPPDED; this comes from the coding sequence GTGACGACGCAGCCGGGCATCTTCGCCCTCGGCACCCCCGAGCACTGCTACCTGGAGCTGGACCTCGAGCCCGGCTGCTCCGCGGCGGACCTGGTCCGCGGGGTGGCCGGGCTCACCGGTCCGCTGTCCTCCACCGGCGGGGTGAACCTGGTGGTCGGCTTCCGGCCGGAGCTGTGGGCCGCGGTCGCACCGGACGACGCCCCGGCGGACGCCGCGGGCTGGACCGAGGACCTCGTCGGCGCCGGCCGCTACCGGATGCCGGCCACCCAGCACGACGCCTGGCTCTGGGTCGCCGGCGGGGACCGGACGGCGGTGTTCGACAACGCCCGCGCCGTGCTCGCCGCGCTGGCGGGCGTGGCCCGGGTGGGCGCGGAGGTCACCGGGTGGCTGTACCGGCACGACCGGGACCTGACCGGTTTCATCGACGGCACGGAGAACCCGTCGCTACTGACCGCCGCCGAGGTCGCGGCGGTGCCGGCGGGTGAGCCGGGCGCGGGGGCCAGCATCGTGCTGTACCAGCTGTGGCGGCACGACACCGCGACCTGGGAGAGCCTGGGCGTGCACGGCCAGGAGATGATGATGGGCCGGACGAAGCCCGACAGCGTCGAGCTGCCCGAGGACGTGATGCTGCCCAGCGCGCACGTCGCCCGCACGTCCGTCGAGGTGGACGGCGAGGAGAAGCAGGTCTTCCGGCGCAACGTGGCCTACGGCGGGGTCACCGACCACGGGACGGCGTTCGTCGGGTTCGCCCGCGACCAGTGGCGGCTGACCGAGATGCTCCGCCGGATGGCCGGGGCGACCGACGGGATCCGCGACGGGCTCACCGGCTACCTGACCCCGCTGACCGGCGCCTACTACGTCTGCCCGTCGATCGACGCCCTCGCGCGCTTCGCGCCGCCGGACGAGGACTGA
- a CDS encoding transglycosylase SLT domain-containing protein → MSRRTTVSSSDEQLPATEVLPLPAGAEEAPIARRTRRQPPGGLRRPTLYLGVAAAGAILVNVLVGAEPDARAEAAVEPAGIASQLDLGSQQTGTAVADGRLTDRLGQLAANRSQREAAQVAAAQAQAAADQAVLDAQAAEAARLAAEAQAAEEARIAAEAQAAAEAQAAEEAAAAERAAARAPAPAAPAPARAPAAAPAASSGSGSFQDYALGKLGGDQAEFSCLESLWGKESGWNPNAQNPNSTAYGIPQFLDSTWASTGIAKTSDGYRQIDAGLIYIENRYGSPCGAWAHSKAKGWY, encoded by the coding sequence ATGTCCCGTCGCACCACCGTGTCCTCGTCGGACGAGCAGTTGCCCGCCACCGAGGTGCTCCCGCTCCCGGCCGGTGCCGAGGAGGCGCCGATCGCCCGGCGCACCCGTCGTCAGCCCCCCGGTGGCCTCCGCCGGCCCACCCTGTACCTCGGCGTCGCCGCCGCCGGCGCGATCCTGGTCAACGTCCTCGTCGGCGCGGAGCCGGACGCCCGGGCCGAGGCCGCCGTCGAGCCCGCCGGCATCGCCTCCCAGCTCGACCTGGGCTCGCAGCAGACCGGTACCGCCGTCGCCGACGGTCGGCTGACCGACCGGCTCGGCCAGCTGGCGGCCAACCGCAGTCAGCGCGAGGCCGCGCAGGTCGCCGCCGCGCAGGCGCAGGCCGCCGCCGACCAGGCGGTGCTGGACGCCCAGGCCGCCGAGGCCGCCCGGCTCGCCGCCGAGGCCCAGGCCGCGGAGGAGGCCCGGATCGCCGCCGAGGCGCAGGCCGCCGCGGAGGCCCAGGCCGCGGAGGAGGCGGCTGCGGCCGAGCGGGCCGCCGCCCGCGCGCCCGCGCCGGCCGCGCCCGCCCCCGCCCGCGCGCCGGCGGCGGCCCCGGCCGCGTCGTCCGGCTCCGGCTCCTTCCAGGACTACGCCCTGGGCAAGCTCGGGGGTGACCAGGCGGAGTTCTCCTGCCTGGAGAGCCTCTGGGGCAAGGAGAGCGGCTGGAACCCCAACGCCCAGAACCCGAACAGCACCGCCTACGGCATCCCGCAGTTCCTGGACTCCACCTGGGCGAGCACCGGGATCGCCAAGACCTCCGACGGCTACCGGCAGATCGACGCCGGGCTGATCTACATCGAGAACCGCTACGGCTCGCCGTGCGGCGCGTGGGCGCACTCGAAGGCCAAGGGCTGGTACTGA